The following are encoded in a window of Roseimaritima ulvae genomic DNA:
- the nusG gene encoding transcription termination/antitermination protein NusG, with amino-acid sequence MSESDATNNLPDDLDDQEQTVSEDRAVSEDRAVSEDAVQDDEAGAEDALAAAAAVEEETQAEVAAEDGPGSDFDWYILKVAFNREDSIRDGLEKRVKMEGMEEYFGDIVVPTEDVVEFTRAGKRRVTKRKLLPGYLMVNMVINDDSWFLVRETSGISDFTGAAGKPMPMDPADIDRFIKKPREDDEEDAPMKTAIPFKPGDRVRVKEGNFQNQEGEVDSIDEANGRVTVIINIFDRSVPMELDHWQIEDL; translated from the coding sequence GTGTCCGAATCCGACGCCACCAATAATCTCCCCGACGACCTAGACGATCAGGAACAGACTGTTTCCGAAGACAGGGCTGTTTCCGAAGACAGGGCTGTTTCTGAAGACGCTGTGCAGGACGACGAGGCGGGCGCCGAGGACGCGCTGGCAGCGGCGGCTGCGGTCGAGGAAGAGACGCAAGCGGAAGTGGCTGCGGAAGATGGACCGGGCTCGGACTTCGATTGGTACATCCTTAAGGTTGCCTTCAACCGCGAAGATTCGATTCGTGACGGGTTGGAAAAACGCGTCAAAATGGAAGGCATGGAAGAATACTTCGGGGACATCGTCGTGCCCACCGAAGACGTCGTCGAATTCACTCGTGCCGGTAAACGCCGCGTCACCAAACGCAAGCTGCTGCCCGGCTACCTGATGGTCAACATGGTCATCAACGACGACAGTTGGTTCCTGGTTCGTGAAACCTCGGGGATCAGCGACTTTACCGGAGCCGCCGGCAAACCGATGCCGATGGACCCGGCCGACATTGATCGGTTTATCAAGAAACCGCGAGAAGACGACGAAGAAGACGCCCCGATGAAGACGGCGATCCCCTTCAAGCCAGGCGATCGCGTGCGGGTCAAAGAAGGCAACTTCCAAAATCAGGAAGGCGAAGTCGATTCGATCGACGAAGCCAATGGCCGTGTCACGGTGATCATCAATATCTTCGATCGCAGCGTGCCCATGGAGCTGGACCACTGGCAGATCGAAGATCTGTAG
- a CDS encoding DUF3299 domain-containing protein, which yields MMKSTKLVAAVFCMLVGSACWADDPADEKERKERAAALARGEITFDDLKFDIEKGQAFEKKMLTKKIEGLHERTVQLRGFILPSTLFRETDIKEFVLVRDDQECCFGPGAALYDCVIVNLVDGVTTDFTTRPVTVKGKFTVKEYLYPDNKTHFAVFHLEGVSVK from the coding sequence ATGATGAAGTCAACCAAGCTGGTCGCCGCTGTGTTTTGTATGCTGGTCGGATCGGCCTGCTGGGCAGACGATCCCGCCGATGAGAAGGAGCGGAAGGAGCGAGCGGCCGCGTTGGCTCGCGGTGAAATTACCTTCGATGATCTGAAGTTCGACATCGAAAAAGGTCAGGCTTTCGAAAAGAAAATGCTGACCAAGAAGATCGAGGGATTGCATGAGCGAACGGTCCAGCTGCGCGGGTTTATCCTGCCTTCGACCCTGTTTCGCGAAACGGATATCAAAGAGTTCGTGTTGGTCCGTGACGACCAGGAATGCTGCTTTGGGCCCGGTGCGGCGCTGTACGATTGCGTGATCGTGAATTTGGTCGATGGCGTGACCACGGACTTCACCACGCGGCCGGTCACGGTCAAGGGCAAGTTCACCGTCAAAGAGTATTTGTATCCCGATAACAAGACGCATTTCGCCGTGTTTCACCTGGAAGGCGTCTCGGTGAAATAG
- a CDS encoding WYL domain-containing protein: MADSIRRILTQAARRSDDLVVQFDYCDAKGQTTRRVVSPIRFVSQDRFLGLCLCREEPRQFYLDRCSNAELLNAADVLMPMPMLATAG; the protein is encoded by the coding sequence ATGGCTGATTCGATTCGCCGTATCCTGACCCAAGCCGCTCGCCGTTCGGATGATCTGGTCGTGCAGTTCGATTACTGCGACGCCAAGGGCCAGACCACGCGGCGGGTGGTGAGCCCGATTCGGTTTGTTTCGCAGGACCGTTTTCTGGGGCTGTGTCTGTGCCGCGAAGAACCGCGGCAGTTCTACCTGGACCGTTGCAGCAACGCGGAATTGCTCAACGCCGCGGACGTGTTGATGCCGATGCCGATGCTAGCCACCGCCGGCTGA
- a CDS encoding radical SAM protein codes for MAKRLLLETDKRLLCKASWTLGVKGLLSVHKHKRRLKRGEFFPPFLYLSVINSCNLRCQGCWVDVAAKQHRIELEAANKTINEAKQMGNAFFGILGGEPFMHKDLLEIFAAHRDAYFQVFTNGHFITDEVAARLRKLGNVTPLISVEGSEIISDQRRGRAGVLNDTMAGLEAALRNKLMVGVCTSVCKTNIDDLVSEKWIDRLIEMGVMYCWFHIYRPVGPESNPDLALTSEQQRRVRQFVVDIRATKPIIVIDAYHDDAGNALCPAATGFTHHVGPWGDLEPCPVIQLATESIHDQRPLKDTFNNSEFLRDFRELTAQHTRGCVIMERPDLLVELAERHGARDTTARGTVIEELNAVSPRRSQFQPGDEIPERSLVYRWAKKYAFNDFGTYSRHFDTSNWKDPDTAPPAEPKNALPVVTK; via the coding sequence ATGGCCAAACGCCTGCTGCTAGAAACCGATAAACGCCTGCTCTGCAAAGCCTCTTGGACCCTGGGCGTGAAGGGGCTGCTGAGCGTCCACAAGCACAAACGGCGACTGAAACGGGGCGAATTCTTCCCGCCCTTTCTGTACCTGTCGGTGATCAACAGCTGCAATCTGCGCTGCCAGGGTTGCTGGGTCGATGTGGCGGCCAAGCAGCATCGCATCGAATTGGAAGCCGCCAACAAGACGATCAACGAAGCCAAGCAGATGGGCAACGCGTTTTTTGGCATCCTGGGCGGCGAGCCCTTCATGCACAAAGACCTCCTGGAAATCTTCGCGGCCCATCGCGACGCCTACTTCCAAGTCTTCACCAACGGCCACTTTATTACCGACGAAGTCGCCGCCCGGCTGCGAAAACTGGGCAACGTCACGCCGTTGATCTCGGTCGAGGGCAGCGAGATCATCAGCGATCAGCGACGCGGCCGCGCGGGCGTGCTGAACGATACCATGGCCGGCCTGGAAGCCGCCCTGCGGAACAAATTGATGGTCGGTGTTTGCACCAGCGTCTGCAAAACCAACATCGACGACCTGGTTTCCGAAAAATGGATCGACCGCCTGATCGAAATGGGCGTGATGTACTGCTGGTTCCATATCTATCGACCGGTCGGACCCGAATCCAACCCCGACCTGGCCCTGACCAGCGAACAACAGCGCCGCGTCCGCCAGTTTGTCGTCGACATCCGAGCCACCAAACCCATCATCGTGATCGACGCTTATCACGACGACGCGGGCAACGCACTGTGCCCGGCCGCCACCGGTTTCACCCATCACGTGGGACCTTGGGGCGACCTGGAACCCTGCCCGGTGATCCAGTTGGCCACTGAATCGATCCACGACCAACGTCCCCTGAAAGACACCTTCAACAACTCGGAATTCCTGCGAGATTTCCGCGAGCTAACCGCCCAGCATACCCGTGGCTGCGTGATCATGGAGCGGCCCGATCTGCTGGTCGAATTGGCTGAGCGGCATGGGGCCCGAGACACCACGGCGCGGGGCACGGTGATCGAAGAGCTGAACGCCGTATCGCCGCGGCGGAGTCAATTTCAGCCCGGCGACGAAATCCCCGAACGCAGCCTGGTGTATCGTTGGGCGAAGAAATACGCCTTCAACGATTTCGGCACCTACAGCCGACACTTCGACACCAGCAACTGGAAAGACCCCGACACCGCCCCACCAGCCGAGCCCAAAAACGCCCTGCCGGTGGTCACTAAGTAG
- the secE gene encoding preprotein translocase subunit SecE has protein sequence MSEMMSAGVYKRNQGRLVRQLTCLAVWAVVGIGCWRLYETLKGSENTWVELGVPAVILLAGLWVGYRLVNWPRFADFLIAVEAEMNKVSWPSKTEMIRSSMVVIFTIFFLAITLFLFDVIWQWLFRVIGVTS, from the coding sequence ATGTCCGAAATGATGTCGGCGGGCGTGTATAAACGCAATCAGGGCCGCCTGGTCCGCCAACTAACATGCCTGGCGGTGTGGGCCGTGGTGGGGATCGGTTGTTGGCGATTGTATGAAACACTCAAAGGCAGCGAGAACACCTGGGTCGAATTGGGTGTCCCGGCGGTAATTCTGCTGGCCGGCTTGTGGGTCGGGTATCGGTTGGTTAACTGGCCCCGGTTTGCGGACTTTTTAATCGCCGTTGAAGCCGAGATGAACAAGGTCTCTTGGCCCTCCAAGACGGAAATGATCCGCTCCTCAATGGTGGTGATCTTTACCATCTTCTTTTTGGCCATCACGCTGTTTCTGTTTGATGTCATTTGGCAGTGGTTGTTCCGCGTTATCGGCGTCACCAGCTAG
- a CDS encoding DUF3299 domain-containing protein — MAVDLQESEQEPEVVQDVALSSQTNDDFPYKALSRGAIVSVFLACLALVGLVPGFQVALVLAVFGIAAAIMGLRVTSLYPKEYGGRMLAKIGLTLNLLLVVGGVGEHAYIYATEVPDGYQRVHFYALQQPDDGPKGPTEEAVSLDKKKIFLKGYIHPSAGNGRLTRFVLVPDLGTCCFGGQPDTTDMVEVVLTGGDTVRANLMKKKLAGEFFVTPQGMRSKDFDNPVVYRLRANYAK, encoded by the coding sequence ATGGCCGTTGATTTGCAAGAATCAGAGCAAGAACCAGAAGTCGTTCAGGACGTTGCGTTGTCCAGCCAGACCAACGACGATTTCCCCTACAAAGCACTCAGCCGAGGCGCGATCGTGTCGGTGTTTTTGGCCTGTTTGGCTTTGGTCGGACTGGTCCCCGGATTCCAGGTAGCTCTGGTTTTGGCCGTGTTTGGAATTGCGGCGGCGATCATGGGTTTGCGGGTGACCAGCCTGTATCCCAAGGAATATGGCGGCCGGATGTTGGCCAAAATCGGTTTGACGTTGAATCTGCTGTTGGTTGTCGGCGGCGTGGGCGAACACGCGTATATCTATGCCACCGAGGTGCCCGACGGTTACCAGCGAGTGCATTTTTACGCTTTGCAGCAGCCCGACGATGGGCCGAAGGGGCCGACCGAGGAAGCAGTTAGTCTGGACAAGAAGAAGATCTTTCTGAAAGGTTATATTCATCCCTCCGCCGGCAATGGCAGGTTGACCCGGTTTGTGTTGGTTCCGGACCTGGGAACCTGCTGTTTTGGCGGACAACCGGACACCACGGACATGGTCGAAGTAGTGCTGACGGGCGGCGACACGGTGCGTGCCAATTTGATGAAGAAAAAGTTGGCGGGTGAGTTTTTTGTCACCCCCCAAGGCATGCGCAGCAAAGATTTCGACAACCCCGTGGTTTACCGTTTAAGAGCCAACTACGCGAAATAA